The Gouania willdenowi chromosome 20, fGouWil2.1, whole genome shotgun sequence genome window below encodes:
- the nsun6 gene encoding putative methyltransferase NSUN6 isoform X2, giving the protein MLRRHVKTTGWFLYLSIKVRQAMPVFPRISMKPEVTEYLKSVYINKEVLTVVGPEEAERRFQNLLTCLSHPPSYTCVRASTHLAPLEEIHHQLGEELKKICSLSAQEASVHILPHPQVKDVLLLPVDGPRCVQQLSSEVVVGAQCANAVLRGANVFAPGILGSPKYMKVGDVVSVFSDLEGRCTRGATNYQGKKVFVGNGVAKRDRSSIFCPGEPARGVGVQMVDPLYRSPSFDGVLPSLVFLQNLPSVVVGHVLDPHPGERILDMCAAPGGKTCHIAALMGDQGEVVALDKIRSKIAQIQENAQILRLQSIKAFCFDGTKAVSSDSTQTSEGPPFPAESFDRVLLDAPCSGLGQRPNMSITWSLKEICSYQPLQRKLFHTAVRLLKKGGVLVYSTCTITLAENEEQVAWALHTFPRLTLQLQKPHIGAEGMLGAGLSSEQLHLLQRFSPELSWDQTQTTSLPCRADGDTIGFFIAKFMKT; this is encoded by the exons ATGCTGAGGCGGCACGTGAAAACAACCGGCTGGTTTCTTTATCT ATCAATAAAAGTGAGACAAGCAATGCCAGTTTTTCCGAGGATTTCCATGAAACCTGAAGTGACtgaatatttaaaaagtgtCTACATAAACAAGGAG GTGCTCACCGTGGTTGGCCCTGAAGAGGCTGAGCGTCGCTTTCAGAACCTGCTGACATGTCTTTCTCACCCTCCATCCTATACCTGTGTCAGGGCCAGCACACATCTGGCTCCTCTGGAGGAGATCCATCACCAACTGGGAGAGGAGCTAAAGAAG ATTTGCAGCTTGTCTGCACAGGAAGCCTCTGTTCACATTCTTCCACACCCTCAAGTTAAAGATGTTCTGCTACTTCCTGTCGACGGTCCGAG ATGTGTGCAGCAGCTCAGCTCAGAGGTGGTGGTCGGTGCTCAGTGTGCTAACGCTGTCCTGAGAGGAGCAAATGTGTTTGCTCCAGGGATCCTCGGCAGCCCTAAGT ACATGAAGGTGGGGGACGTGGTGTCCGTCTTCTCTGACCTGGAGGGCCGGTGCACCCGAGGAGCCACTAACTACCAAGGGAAGAAGGTGTTTGTGGGAAATGGAGTTGCTAAGAGGGATCGCAGCAGCATCTTCTGTCCGGGGGAACCTGCCAG aggtGTGGGTGTTCAGATGGTAGATCCTCTTTACCGCAGTCCTTCCTTTGATGGGGTTTTACCCAGTCTGGTGTTTCTGCAg AACCTTCCCTCTGTGGTCGTGGGTCACGTGCTCGATCCTCATCCTGGAGAGAGAATCCTTGACATGTGTGCAGCACCAGGAGGGAAGACCTGCCACATTGCAGCACTAATGGGAGACCAG GGAGAAGTGGTGGCTTTGGACAAAATCAGAAGCAAGATTGCTCAGATTCAAGAAAACGCACAAATCCTGCGTTTGCAGAGCATCAAAGCCTTTTGCTTTGACGGCACTAAAGCTGTGAGCAGCGATTCCACTCAAACGTCTGAAG GACCTCCGTTCCCCGCTGAGAGTTTTGACCGTGTGCTGCTGGACGCCCCCTGCAGCGGCCTCGGACAGAGACCCAACATGAGCATCACATGGAGCCTCAAAGAGATCTGCTCCTACCAGCCGCTGCAGCGCAAGCTGTTCCACACT GCGGTGCGTTTGTTAAAGAAAGGAGGAGTGTTGGTGTACAGCACCTGCACCATCACTCTGGCAGAGAACGAGGAGCAGGTCGCCTGGGCGCTCCACACCTTCCCCCGCCTCACGCTCCAGCTTCAG AAACCTCACATCGGAGCAGAGGGCATGCTGGGAGCTGGCCTGTCCTCGGAGCAGCTGCACCTCCTGCAGAGGTTCAGCCCCGAGCTGAGCTGGGATCAGACCCAGACCACATCGCTCCCCTGCAGAGCTGACGGAGACACCATCGGCTTCTTCATAGCCAAGTTCATGAAGACCTGA
- the nsun6 gene encoding putative methyltransferase NSUN6 isoform X1, whose protein sequence is MLRRHVKTTGWFLYLSIKVRQAMPVFPRISMKPEVTEYLKSVYINKEVLTVVGPEEAERRFQNLLTCLSHPPSYTCVRASTHLAPLEEIHHQLGEELKKRQICSLSAQEASVHILPHPQVKDVLLLPVDGPRCVQQLSSEVVVGAQCANAVLRGANVFAPGILGSPKYMKVGDVVSVFSDLEGRCTRGATNYQGKKVFVGNGVAKRDRSSIFCPGEPARGVGVQMVDPLYRSPSFDGVLPSLVFLQNLPSVVVGHVLDPHPGERILDMCAAPGGKTCHIAALMGDQGEVVALDKIRSKIAQIQENAQILRLQSIKAFCFDGTKAVSSDSTQTSEGPPFPAESFDRVLLDAPCSGLGQRPNMSITWSLKEICSYQPLQRKLFHTAVRLLKKGGVLVYSTCTITLAENEEQVAWALHTFPRLTLQLQKPHIGAEGMLGAGLSSEQLHLLQRFSPELSWDQTQTTSLPCRADGDTIGFFIAKFMKT, encoded by the exons ATGCTGAGGCGGCACGTGAAAACAACCGGCTGGTTTCTTTATCT ATCAATAAAAGTGAGACAAGCAATGCCAGTTTTTCCGAGGATTTCCATGAAACCTGAAGTGACtgaatatttaaaaagtgtCTACATAAACAAGGAG GTGCTCACCGTGGTTGGCCCTGAAGAGGCTGAGCGTCGCTTTCAGAACCTGCTGACATGTCTTTCTCACCCTCCATCCTATACCTGTGTCAGGGCCAGCACACATCTGGCTCCTCTGGAGGAGATCCATCACCAACTGGGAGAGGAGCTAAAGAAG CGTCAGATTTGCAGCTTGTCTGCACAGGAAGCCTCTGTTCACATTCTTCCACACCCTCAAGTTAAAGATGTTCTGCTACTTCCTGTCGACGGTCCGAG ATGTGTGCAGCAGCTCAGCTCAGAGGTGGTGGTCGGTGCTCAGTGTGCTAACGCTGTCCTGAGAGGAGCAAATGTGTTTGCTCCAGGGATCCTCGGCAGCCCTAAGT ACATGAAGGTGGGGGACGTGGTGTCCGTCTTCTCTGACCTGGAGGGCCGGTGCACCCGAGGAGCCACTAACTACCAAGGGAAGAAGGTGTTTGTGGGAAATGGAGTTGCTAAGAGGGATCGCAGCAGCATCTTCTGTCCGGGGGAACCTGCCAG aggtGTGGGTGTTCAGATGGTAGATCCTCTTTACCGCAGTCCTTCCTTTGATGGGGTTTTACCCAGTCTGGTGTTTCTGCAg AACCTTCCCTCTGTGGTCGTGGGTCACGTGCTCGATCCTCATCCTGGAGAGAGAATCCTTGACATGTGTGCAGCACCAGGAGGGAAGACCTGCCACATTGCAGCACTAATGGGAGACCAG GGAGAAGTGGTGGCTTTGGACAAAATCAGAAGCAAGATTGCTCAGATTCAAGAAAACGCACAAATCCTGCGTTTGCAGAGCATCAAAGCCTTTTGCTTTGACGGCACTAAAGCTGTGAGCAGCGATTCCACTCAAACGTCTGAAG GACCTCCGTTCCCCGCTGAGAGTTTTGACCGTGTGCTGCTGGACGCCCCCTGCAGCGGCCTCGGACAGAGACCCAACATGAGCATCACATGGAGCCTCAAAGAGATCTGCTCCTACCAGCCGCTGCAGCGCAAGCTGTTCCACACT GCGGTGCGTTTGTTAAAGAAAGGAGGAGTGTTGGTGTACAGCACCTGCACCATCACTCTGGCAGAGAACGAGGAGCAGGTCGCCTGGGCGCTCCACACCTTCCCCCGCCTCACGCTCCAGCTTCAG AAACCTCACATCGGAGCAGAGGGCATGCTGGGAGCTGGCCTGTCCTCGGAGCAGCTGCACCTCCTGCAGAGGTTCAGCCCCGAGCTGAGCTGGGATCAGACCCAGACCACATCGCTCCCCTGCAGAGCTGACGGAGACACCATCGGCTTCTTCATAGCCAAGTTCATGAAGACCTGA
- the nsun6 gene encoding putative methyltransferase NSUN6 isoform X3, translating into MKVGDVVSVFSDLEGRCTRGATNYQGKKVFVGNGVAKRDRSSIFCPGEPARGVGVQMVDPLYRSPSFDGVLPSLVFLQNLPSVVVGHVLDPHPGERILDMCAAPGGKTCHIAALMGDQGEVVALDKIRSKIAQIQENAQILRLQSIKAFCFDGTKAVSSDSTQTSEGPPFPAESFDRVLLDAPCSGLGQRPNMSITWSLKEICSYQPLQRKLFHTAVRLLKKGGVLVYSTCTITLAENEEQVAWALHTFPRLTLQLQKPHIGAEGMLGAGLSSEQLHLLQRFSPELSWDQTQTTSLPCRADGDTIGFFIAKFMKT; encoded by the exons ATGAAGGTGGGGGACGTGGTGTCCGTCTTCTCTGACCTGGAGGGCCGGTGCACCCGAGGAGCCACTAACTACCAAGGGAAGAAGGTGTTTGTGGGAAATGGAGTTGCTAAGAGGGATCGCAGCAGCATCTTCTGTCCGGGGGAACCTGCCAG aggtGTGGGTGTTCAGATGGTAGATCCTCTTTACCGCAGTCCTTCCTTTGATGGGGTTTTACCCAGTCTGGTGTTTCTGCAg AACCTTCCCTCTGTGGTCGTGGGTCACGTGCTCGATCCTCATCCTGGAGAGAGAATCCTTGACATGTGTGCAGCACCAGGAGGGAAGACCTGCCACATTGCAGCACTAATGGGAGACCAG GGAGAAGTGGTGGCTTTGGACAAAATCAGAAGCAAGATTGCTCAGATTCAAGAAAACGCACAAATCCTGCGTTTGCAGAGCATCAAAGCCTTTTGCTTTGACGGCACTAAAGCTGTGAGCAGCGATTCCACTCAAACGTCTGAAG GACCTCCGTTCCCCGCTGAGAGTTTTGACCGTGTGCTGCTGGACGCCCCCTGCAGCGGCCTCGGACAGAGACCCAACATGAGCATCACATGGAGCCTCAAAGAGATCTGCTCCTACCAGCCGCTGCAGCGCAAGCTGTTCCACACT GCGGTGCGTTTGTTAAAGAAAGGAGGAGTGTTGGTGTACAGCACCTGCACCATCACTCTGGCAGAGAACGAGGAGCAGGTCGCCTGGGCGCTCCACACCTTCCCCCGCCTCACGCTCCAGCTTCAG AAACCTCACATCGGAGCAGAGGGCATGCTGGGAGCTGGCCTGTCCTCGGAGCAGCTGCACCTCCTGCAGAGGTTCAGCCCCGAGCTGAGCTGGGATCAGACCCAGACCACATCGCTCCCCTGCAGAGCTGACGGAGACACCATCGGCTTCTTCATAGCCAAGTTCATGAAGACCTGA